The region CCTGGTGCAGGCAAGACTACTTACCTAGTTAAGCTAGCGCAATTGATTGATGCCCAATATATCTGTGCTGATGAAATAAGGGCAGAGCTTTACGGCTCAGCAGAAATCCAAGGTGATCCCCCAGAAGTATGGAGAATTGTTCACGAAAGAGCCAGTGCTGCACTTGATAGTGGCAAGGATGTCATTATAGACGGCACCCATGCTAAAAAAGCCGACAGAAGGGCTACGATAGAAAGCTGTAAGACCGCAATCAAAATCCACTTAATATGGTTTAAGACGCCATACCATGAGTGCTTGAAGCGGAATTCGCTACGAGACAGGGTTGTACCAAAGCAAGATATCGATGAGATGAAATGGCAGCTAGAACAACAGCCACCGCTCAATTCGGAAGGTTTTAATGAGCTGGAGATAATATACAGCCGATAAAATGATCTAAAAAAGCACCTTTTAATTAAGCCGCCCCAGTAGGGGCGGCTTAAAAATTACCTGTTATTATTTGATTTCTTTCTTTCATGAGGTGAAAGGTATTTTTTGCGTATTCTTATGGTCTCTGGAGTCACCTCGAGGAGCTCATCGGCCTCGATAAAGTCGATAGCCTGTTCTAGGCTGAGGTTAGTGAAGGGGGAAAGCTTGGTGGCATCATCCGAACCAGATGCCCGTACATTAGTCAGCTTCTTTTCTTTGGCAACATTTATTTCCATATCATCACTACGGGAATTTAAGCCAATAACCATTCCGCCGTATACTTTTGTGCCAGGACCGATATAGGCTGTGCCTCGAGCCTCGACTGTTTGCAGGCTGTAAGGTGTGGCTGTACCAGTTTCGGCTGCAATCAGAGCACCCTTGCGAAGCTGCTGGAGCCCAGCAGTAGCCGGTGCATAGCCAATGGAAAGCGAATTCATAATTACCGTACCTTTTGTGGCAGTCAGAAGGATATTGCGTAGTCCTAGCAATGTTCTGGTGGGAAGTTCATAAATGAGTTCAGTGGTGTTCTTGGTAGTGGCCCTTTGATCCTTAATTAGCGCCTTGCGCTGTCCTAGCTCTCTTTGAATAGTTCCTGAGTATTCATCAGGTACTTCAACGGTAAGTTCTTCGATTGGCTCCATAGTTTGGCCGTCTTCTTGCTTGGTTATAACCTGCGGTCGTCCTACTTCTAGTTCAAACCCTTCGCGCCGCATCGTCTCTATGAGCACTGAAAGGTGCAGCTCGCCCCTTCCAGAGACAAGAAACTGCGTATCTCGCTCGTCGACTAAAAGCCCGACATTGGTTTCGAGTTCTTTGTGGAGTCTAGCGGCAATCTGTCGAGATGTCGTAAGCGATCCCTCTTGCCCAGCAAATGGTGAAGTATTGGGGCCTATGCCAATTTGCAAAGTCGGCGGAGCTATTTCCATAACAGGAAGAGCTTCGGGGTTGGTAGGATCGGCGAGTGTTTCTCCGATAGATGCAGAATCTATACCTGTAAAAGAAACAATATCACCCGCTCGGACTTCTGGAACTTCCTTGCGGTCCAGGCCTTCATTAACGAAGACTTTTTCGATCTTAGATTTGATATGGTTACCTTTTGCGTCAATCACCACCACGGCTTGGCCTGGCTTAGCACTGCCTCTGCGAATTCGACCGATGCAGTATTTGCCCTGGTAGCTGTCCCAATCTAGGGCTGTAACAAGCATCTGGAAGGGGGCATCTAGATCGGCCTGAGGAGCCGGAATATGGTTGAGTATAGCCTCAAAGATAGGCGTTAGGTCGGCAGTAATTGTCATGTCTTCGGGAATTTCACTCCACGAAACGCCATCTCGGCCAATTGCATAATAAATAGGGAAGTCCAGCTGATCCTCTTCAGTTGCAAGGTCTAAAAATAAGTTACTTATTTCGTCCTCGACATCTTTAATTCGGGCATCACGCTTGTCTATTTTGTTAATTACAACGACCGGCTTTAGCCCTAGCTGGAGGGCCTTTTGTAGTACAAATTTGGTCTGAGGCATTGGGCCTTCTTGAGCATCAACTATAAGCAAAACACCATCAGCCATATTGAGTGTACGCTCAACTTCGCCAGAAAAGTCGGCGTGCCCAGGAGTATCGATGATATTTATTTTGGTGTCACCGTACTGAACAGCAGTTTGCTTAGCGGAAATAGTAATACCGCGTTCGCGCTCTAAATCGCCAGTATCTAAGATAGTAGTTTGGCTCATTTCAGCTTGGTTGTCGCGGAATGAGTTGGATTGCTTTAAAAGACCATCAACCAAGGTGGTTTTGCCATGGTCTACATGGGCAATGATTGCAATATTTCGGATGTTATCTGGATTTGTCATAGTTATAATTAAAAATAAAAAGCCCCACTTAGGGCTTACCTAGTAATTGACTTAAGACTATATCATAAAAACTATGCGGTGTCGAGCTATTAAAGACTTCAGCTTAGGCAGTTTTCTTGATCAAGGGCTCAATATGTGTAATAATTATTACCCAGTTGGTTACCTTTGAAACTATGTACCTAGGGGGGAAATGTACGGTTTAGTAGATGGAGAATGGCAGTTAGCAATCTTTTTAGTGGTAGCATCCGTGGCGTTACTCGTCATGGCTCACCTTATTCCTGGAAAATCCACAAAATCCGCCCAACAGAGCGAGATTTTACAGAAGGAACGAAGTGCTAACAAGCCGGAATAGACTTAATTAAAAGATAACAGGGCTCTCGTTAATTCGAGAGCCCTGAAACATTTTTGTAGTAAAAAGCCTAATAATTGCTACAATAATTAAATATGAAAGAAATTATCAGAATAATTGGTTACTCAGCAAGCCTGTGGCGTTATTACCTCACAATTAGCTTCTTCGTGGTTGTACTTTCGTTATTAAATCTAGCATCTCCTTTTATCACCAAAGGCTTAATCGATGGCCTGACGACAAAGTATTCGGGTGGCGCCGTGAGCTTTGGGTATTTTATGGTATTGCTTGGGCTGATGCTACTAGCTAATATCACCATCACACTACTCTCAAACATAAATGGCTTTATAGGCGATAACATGGCCGTAAAGCTCAATAGCCTATTGTCCCGTAGGTATTTTGAGCACCTCATGAAGCTACCAATGAGCTATTTTGATAATGAATTAACCGGTAAAATCACCGCCCGATTAGAGCGCTCAATTACTACAATTAGTATCCTAATGCAAACGCTTGGCAATAATTTCGTGCAGTTCTTCTTGACTACCGCTATAACGCTAATTGTAATTGCATTCTACTCTTGGCAGGTGGCGGTGCTACTCGTAATAATATTCCCTACATACATATGGATTACTCATCTTTCGAGTAAGTCGTGGCAGAAAACTCAAGAGGGTATCAATAAGGACTTAGATAGCGCTAACGGCCGCTTTGTCGAGAGTATTGCACAGGTTCGGGTGGTAAAATCATTTGTTAGCGAAAACCGCGAAGTAGGCTTTTTTGGTCTTAAACGAAAATCTATCGAAGGCCAAACGAAGCTACAGTCCGCGCACTGGCACAAGTATGATGTTATGCGCAGGGTTATTCTAAATATTGTATTTTTTGCCATTTATGTAGTCATCATATGGCAAGGCTACCAAGGAGCTTATGGCTTAGGTACGGTGGTGCTTTTAATTACCCTAGTCATCCAGGCCGAGTTCCCGCTATTTGCTAGTAGCTTTATTATAGATGCCCTGCAAAGGGCCAGCGCTGGTAGCAAGGATTACTTTGAGGTCATGAATACCGAGCCTAGTATTACCGACAAGTCTGATTCTAAAATATTTAAAGTCAAAAAAGGCAAAGTGGAGTATCGAAAGGTTGATTTTGGCTATGAAGGCGGCGCTAGTGTACTAAAGGATGTCAGCTTTACGCTGGAGCCAGGCAGTAAGCTAGCCTTAGTGGGGGAATCGGGTGAGGGCAAAAGCACCATCGCGAACTTGCTTTTGCGCTTCTATGAAGTAAATGCTGGGTCAATATTTATTGATGGTCAGGATGTTAGGGATGTATCGCAAAAAAGCCTCAGGGCTAGTGTCGGGGTGGTATTCCAGGAGCCGTTGCTATTTTCTGGAACAGTCCGAGAAAACATTGCCTACTCCGAACCAAAGGCTAAATTATCGGTAATTATAGCCGCCGCAAAAGCCGCCAACGCCTATGGTTTTATCAGTAAATTACCCAAGGGCCTTGATACTGAGATTGGCGAACGAGGAGTAAAGCTAAGTGGCGGTCAAAAGCAACGCATTGCCATAGCTCGGGCAATTGTTAAGGATCCAGCGATATTAATTCTCGATGAGGCCACCAGCAGCCTTGATAGTAAAGCCGAGCACGAAGTCCAGCAGGCACTAGAGCGGCTAATGGAAAATCGCACCACGCTTATTATTGCTCATCGTCTGAGTACGATAGCTAATGTCGATACTATTGTTGGGCTTCGCAAAGGCCGAGTGATAGAACAGGGCTCACCAGCTGAGCTCAAAGATGGTAATGGTATCTATGCCGAGCTACTAAAGCTTCAGACTCTCGGCCAAACGGAAGTCGGCCAAGCCAAACTCAAGAAATACGATATTTCGAGCTAAGACAGACAAATTATCAACTTATGAACACAGCTAAGCCATATAAATTTTATAATCTGATATCTAAAGGCAAGCCCTCGCTGAATCAGCAATTTGAATTTGGCTTTGGCAAAAAAATAGTATTTCTGCACGGTCTTGGCTCATCTGGTCGTTACTGGTCCGAGACATCACGCCTTTTGGCGGGCCATTACCGCACTTTTAGCTTCGATCTACTAGGCTTTGGCGAATCCCCAAAGCCTAACGAACTCGACTACTTTCTATGGCAACAAGCCGATGCTCTTAGGCAGGGTCTGTGGGATAGACGAATATGGGGTAGGGTTAATATCGTCGGCCATTCACTCGGCGGTTTGGTGGCATTAGAATTTGCCAAGCGTTATCCAAAAAAAGTTTCTTGTTTGGTGCTGTCGAATATACCGGTCATATTACAAAGATCAGAACATCAGCGTGTCGAGAAAAACTATGCACTGATTTACGAGCTATTAAAAAATGAGCTACATCGCAAGGGGCTCAAGACCGTCCGTAGCTCAAAAGTTATTCAGCATAAGATACTACCGCGCTACGCCAAAACGAAGCTTGCCCAGAAGGTCTTCTCAGACTACGATCTGGATCATATCAGCCGATATGCCTACAACCAGTCGATCAAAAACTCAATCGAGAGTCAGCAGACAATGCAGGGTTTAGATAAGATTAAGGCACCAGTCTATATTGTTAGAGCAAGCAAAGACCGCGCGGTTATAAAAGGCAATGTTTCTAAGCTAGCCAGCCATGTAGCTAATTCGAAAATAATTGATGTTGTGGGTGGACACCAGTATCCGATTCAGCACGCTGGGGGGTTTGCCAAGATAATCATTGATAATTTGCACTAAACTACATAAATACCAATATCCTAGCTCTAGTTTGCCACATAAAGCTATTGACATAGCAGGCTTAAAGATGTAGAGTCTGGCGTATCCGAACCGAACATTACGATTTTTAGGAGGTGTAATGAAACTCGGGTACTTTACCCCCAGCCAAGCCCTCCAGGAGCTAGAAAGAATTCTAGCCGATGGAAGGGTGGTAGAGGTACAAATGAGGGGCTCAGAAGCCCACCTTTGCTCTTCTGCTCCAAATGCTGAATTGGCAAAACTCATTTCTGGACATAGCTCTTATGAGTTTTGTTCTGAGGCTACTATCTCCGAAAACGGAGAAAATAAACTAGTCCTAACCATTATCCCGGTCAATTGATCCCGCCCCTGTAATTTGGGGGCGGGATTAAACTTGAAAAATCAGTTTTGTTCTGCTATTATTATCACGCAAAAGTAATTTAACGAAACATATTGATTATTAGCTCCTCCCGCTTGGGAAAATCAATAGATGCAAATTAAGGAGATTTACACAATTATGGCAAAGACAACACAGGCTGATCCAAAAAAGCCTATCAAAGAATCTATTAAGGCTGATGATACATTATTGAAACAGCTTCTAGAGGCAGGCGCTCATTTTGGGCACCGGCAGGATCGCTGGAACCCTAAGATGAAACCTTATATCTACGGAGCCAGGGGCGGAGTACATATAATTGACCTTACAAAGACCCACGACCAGCTGTTGATAGCCGAGAAGTTCATTGAAGACACCAC is a window of Patescibacteria group bacterium DNA encoding:
- a CDS encoding AAA family ATPase — translated: MAIAYIGMGLPGAGKTTYLVKLAQLIDAQYICADEIRAELYGSAEIQGDPPEVWRIVHERASAALDSGKDVIIDGTHAKKADRRATIESCKTAIKIHLIWFKTPYHECLKRNSLRDRVVPKQDIDEMKWQLEQQPPLNSEGFNELEIIYSR
- the typA gene encoding translational GTPase TypA, encoding MTNPDNIRNIAIIAHVDHGKTTLVDGLLKQSNSFRDNQAEMSQTTILDTGDLERERGITISAKQTAVQYGDTKINIIDTPGHADFSGEVERTLNMADGVLLIVDAQEGPMPQTKFVLQKALQLGLKPVVVINKIDKRDARIKDVEDEISNLFLDLATEEDQLDFPIYYAIGRDGVSWSEIPEDMTITADLTPIFEAILNHIPAPQADLDAPFQMLVTALDWDSYQGKYCIGRIRRGSAKPGQAVVVIDAKGNHIKSKIEKVFVNEGLDRKEVPEVRAGDIVSFTGIDSASIGETLADPTNPEALPVMEIAPPTLQIGIGPNTSPFAGQEGSLTTSRQIAARLHKELETNVGLLVDERDTQFLVSGRGELHLSVLIETMRREGFELEVGRPQVITKQEDGQTMEPIEELTVEVPDEYSGTIQRELGQRKALIKDQRATTKNTTELIYELPTRTLLGLRNILLTATKGTVIMNSLSIGYAPATAGLQQLRKGALIAAETGTATPYSLQTVEARGTAYIGPGTKVYGGMVIGLNSRSDDMEINVAKEKKLTNVRASGSDDATKLSPFTNLSLEQAIDFIEADELLEVTPETIRIRKKYLSPHERKKSNNNR
- a CDS encoding ABC transporter ATP-binding protein, producing MKEIIRIIGYSASLWRYYLTISFFVVVLSLLNLASPFITKGLIDGLTTKYSGGAVSFGYFMVLLGLMLLANITITLLSNINGFIGDNMAVKLNSLLSRRYFEHLMKLPMSYFDNELTGKITARLERSITTISILMQTLGNNFVQFFLTTAITLIVIAFYSWQVAVLLVIIFPTYIWITHLSSKSWQKTQEGINKDLDSANGRFVESIAQVRVVKSFVSENREVGFFGLKRKSIEGQTKLQSAHWHKYDVMRRVILNIVFFAIYVVIIWQGYQGAYGLGTVVLLITLVIQAEFPLFASSFIIDALQRASAGSKDYFEVMNTEPSITDKSDSKIFKVKKGKVEYRKVDFGYEGGASVLKDVSFTLEPGSKLALVGESGEGKSTIANLLLRFYEVNAGSIFIDGQDVRDVSQKSLRASVGVVFQEPLLFSGTVRENIAYSEPKAKLSVIIAAAKAANAYGFISKLPKGLDTEIGERGVKLSGGQKQRIAIARAIVKDPAILILDEATSSLDSKAEHEVQQALERLMENRTTLIIAHRLSTIANVDTIVGLRKGRVIEQGSPAELKDGNGIYAELLKLQTLGQTEVGQAKLKKYDISS
- a CDS encoding alpha/beta hydrolase, with product MNTAKPYKFYNLISKGKPSLNQQFEFGFGKKIVFLHGLGSSGRYWSETSRLLAGHYRTFSFDLLGFGESPKPNELDYFLWQQADALRQGLWDRRIWGRVNIVGHSLGGLVALEFAKRYPKKVSCLVLSNIPVILQRSEHQRVEKNYALIYELLKNELHRKGLKTVRSSKVIQHKILPRYAKTKLAQKVFSDYDLDHISRYAYNQSIKNSIESQQTMQGLDKIKAPVYIVRASKDRAVIKGNVSKLASHVANSKIIDVVGGHQYPIQHAGGFAKIIIDNLH